In a single window of the Rhopalosiphum padi isolate XX-2018 chromosome 1, ASM2088224v1, whole genome shotgun sequence genome:
- the LOC132923155 gene encoding elongation of very long chain fatty acids protein 7-like translates to MVFMTWFEILDGQINPDWRTKDWPMMSTTAIPVLLAVIYIIFVKFVGPNYMANKKPYTLRTALAIYNTAQILACIYLTVEYFKTKPKMGCDPLDVSDDPTALYAAKLVWWTTILKLSEFIETVFFVLRKKQNQVSALHIYHHITTFFLVWIASRINPGGIVRIPVMLNNTVHMVMYSYYLLSSMGPGIQNKINSYKKYITIIQMVQFCILIVNSIFYLTPSCQVPNIYGLIFIPNVFIVFYMFYDFYRKSYTKKPIDNRNSIKINNNNNNNNNYKIKGKL, encoded by the exons atggtATTCATGACGTGGTTCGAGATCCTTGATGGGCAGATTAACCCTG ACTGGAGAACTAAAGATTGGCCAATGATGTCGACAACTGCAATCCCTGTATTATTagctgtaatatatattatttttgtcaaatttgTTGGTCCAAACTACATGGCAAATAAAAAACCCTACACACTTCGAACAGCATTAGCAATCTACAACACAGCACAAATATTGGCTTGTATATATCTTACTGTGGAG tattttaaaacaaaaccaaAAATGGGTTGTGATCCTTTAGATGTCTCAGATGATCCAACAGCATTATAC GCAGCAAAACTAGTGTGGTGGacgacaattttaaaattatctgaaTTCATTGAGACT gttttcTTTGTACttcgaaaaaaacaaaatcaagttTCTGCTCTCCACATATACCATCAcataacaactttttttttagtatggATTGCCTCAAGAATAAATCCag gtggtaTTGTACGGATACCTGTTATGTTAAATAACACGGTTCACATGGTTATGTattcatattacttattatcatcAATGGGTCCgggaatacaaaataaaattaacagttacaaaaaatacattactatCATACAAATG gtacaattttgtattttgatcGTTAACTCGATATTTTATTTGACTCCTAGCTGTCAAGTACCTAATATTTACGGATTGATTTTTATACCTAatgtgtttattgtattttatatgttttacgatttttatagaaaatcatATACAAAAAAACCTATTGACAATCgcaatagtataaaaattaacaataataataataataataacaattataaaattaaaggaaaactttaa